In the genome of Microcoleus vaginatus PCC 9802, the window TTGCGATCGCTATCTTGATGCTTGCGGTGCTTGTCCGCAGCTTCACAGCACTAAAGATGCTGATATTTCTCGTTGGATTTGGCAGCGAAAAGCTCAATCTTGGCAAAATTTGGATCTGACTTTGGTAACTCCGAGTAATTGGTTAGCTGAATGCGCTAAATCTAGTTCTTTGTTGAAAAAATATCCAGTTAAAGTAATTGCTAATGGCCTTGATGCTGAAGTCTACAAACCGCTGAACCGCCCGCAGGTGAGATATAGTTTGAATTTGCCTCAAAATAAACATTTGGTGTTGTTTGGGGCGATGCAGGGAACGGGCGATCGGTGGAAGGGTTTTCCGCTGCTAGTTCCGGCTTTGCAAAGGCTCAGTAAGTCGGGATGGCAAGACAAAATTGAACTTTTGGTTTTCGGTTCTTCTCAACCGGAAAATCCGATCGATGTCGGTTTTAAAACTCATTATCTCGGCCGGTTGGAAGATGAATGTTTAGCAAAAGTTTATGCAGCGGCTGATGTAATGGTTGTACCGTCGCGGTACGAAGCTTTTGGTCAGACGGCATCGGAAGCGCTCGCTTGCGGCACGCCTGTGGTGGCTTTTGATGTGACGGGATTAAAAGATATTGTCGATCGCCAGCACAATGGCTATTTAGCTCAACCCTATGACAGTGAGGATTTAGCGCGAGGTATTGCATGGGTGCTAGAAAACCCGGAGCGACATCAAAAACTCTGCTTTCACGCCCGTCAGAAAGCGGAAAAAGAATTCACCTTGGAGATACAAGCAAATCGCTATTTGTCTCTTTTTAACGAGGTTCTGTCAACTCCAAAGTCAAGATAAAAATCAGATTTTATTGGGTAAAGTTTACCTTGCATATCGCTATAAGCCGCACAATTGGGAACAATGAACCGTACTAAAATCGCCGCCCTTTTAACTTGCTTCAACCGCAAAGAGAAAACATTAGCTTGCTTAGATGCTCTTTTTAAGCAGGCACTTCCAGCCGATGTTGATATCTTAGCCTATTTAGTCGATGATGCCAGTACCGATGGCACCAGCGAGGCAGTTCGTCAAATCTATCCTCAAGTCAAGATTTTTTCCGGCGATGGAAACCTATTTTGGAACGGGGGAATGCGTGGGGCTTTCACCGAAGCAATGAAAGATGATCCCGACTACTACCTATGGTTAAATGATGACACTCTTATTTATCCCGAAACAGTACGCGTCTTGCTAGAAACCACTCAAAAATTATCAGAAAAAGGAGAAACCAAAGCAATCGTTGGCGGTTCTACCTGCGACCCAGAAACGGGTAAAACAACTTACGGCGGTGTCGTGCGAAATAACCCTTTGCACCCCTTCCGATATGGTATCCTAGAACCAACAAAAGAGCCTCAGATGTGCGATACTATGCACGGCAACTGCGTATTAATTCCCCGCAGTGTTGTGCAAATGGTCGGCAACCTCGATCCGGCTTTTGTCCATTATATTGGCGATTGGGATTATGGTTTACGAGCCAGACAGAAAGGATGTACAGTTTGGATTGCTCCTGGCTATTTAGGCACTTGTTCTCTCAACCCCCAGGTGACCAAAACGGCTGCTGATAATTTAAGTGAAGGATTGGATAAAATGAGCCAACCGAAAGGTTTATCGTTCAAAGATACTACCCTGCAACCGGCTCAAGAGTGGAAAGTATTTACTCAGCGGCATGGTGGCTGGTTGTGGCCAATTTATTGGCTGCTACCTTATCGCAGGTTAGTTTGGCTTTCAGTGTTGAGTAAAGTGGGATTGACTAAAAACAAAACTCAAGGTGAATAGGATGGTTGATAGAAATGAACTCCGCATTGCTTGGCTTGTCCCGGAAGTGGAACTGGGAGCTTACTGGCAGCCTGTTTTGAGGGAATTTACGAAAATTTTTAAGAATACTGTATTTTATACTGGTCGTGTTTGGTCTGGGTTCGATCCGACCCTGCCGGGAGCATCGGCAATTCAATTGGTAGGGGAGACTAAATTTGTCGAGACGGAAAAGATAGAAACAGGATACGATCGCGGATTCATTGTAGTATCGCCTAGTATTATCGGCTATTTGCTAAAATTTAGACCTCATGTGGTCTTTCCCCAAGCTTTCTCTTTGTGGACTGTAATTGTTGCGTTTTTAAAACCGCTACTGAGATGGAAAATTGCGATTATTTACGATGGTAGTTCCCCAAATACAGACTTTCGAGATTCCAGTTTTAGGACATTTGTGCGCCGCATCCTGGTTCGGTTTGCCGATGCTTTTGTTGCCAATAGCAATGCGGGTAAAAAATATCTGATGGAAGTTCTCAACGTACCGGAAGAGAAAATTTTTACCCGAACCTATCTCGTACCTGATGCGGGAGCTTTGCTGAAACGATTGGATCAAACTCAGCAACCAAACTTGCAGTTGAAACGCCCGATTTTTCTCTATGTAGGGCGCATAACGGCTAGAAAGGGAATTAAAACGCTTTTAGAAGCTTGCGCTATTCTTAAAAATCAAGGTTATGTTGATTATTCGCTGTTGATTATTGGCAAGGGAGATCAGCGCGAAGAACTGGAAGCATTTATTAAAAAGTGCGATTTTGAAGAGCAAGTAACGTGGGCGGGATGGGTAGAATATGGAAATTTAGGTGCTTATTTTCAGCAAGCTGATATTTTTGTGTTTCCTACTTTTGAGGATGTTTGGGGTATGGTTGTACCGGAAGCGATGGTGTTGGGAAAAGCAGTATTGTGTTCAAATGGTGCAGCTTCCTGTGAGTTAATTATGTCAGGCGAGAACGGTTATATTTTCGACCCTAACAGTGCTCAAGAGTTAGCGGATCAAATGCAAATTTTTCTAGATAATCCTGATGTGATGGAGTCGATGGGAGAGCGTTCACGACAGATAATTTCTCAAAAAACGCCAGAAACAGCAGCTAAAGCTTACGTCGAAGTTACATCTTTTTTGATGGAGAATAGGTGAACGAAGTTCGGAAACGGATTTTTTAAATGATTTAACGGAGGGATGGAAGAGGGAAGAGGGAAAAATTAGCAATTACCAATTAGCAATTACCACTTAGCCATGAAAGTTTTATTATCTGCGTTTGCTTGCGAACCGAATCTCGGCTCCGAAGAGGGAGTAGGATGGAATACTGTTATCCAATCTGCTAAACATCACGAAAGTTGGGTATTTACTCGCACGTTTTGTCGATCGTACATTGAAGCAGAACTAGAGCGGAACCCAGTGCCAAATCTGCACTTTGTTTATTTTGATCCGTTTGGGTGGAGCGAAGATTGGAAGGGGAAACAAGGATTGCTGCAACTTCACTACTATCTGTGGCAAATCTGGGCTTATTTTATCGCTCGGAAGCTCGATCGCGAAATAGGTTTTGACATAGTACATCACGTAACTTATGTCAAACATTGGTCTCCCAGTTTCTTGGCGCTGTTGCCGCATCCTTTTATTTGGGGGCCGGTGGGGGGGGCCGAAGCAGCACCAAAGCCTTTTTGGCAAGATTTTAGTCGCCGGGGCAAAATTTACGAAACGCTCCGAGCATTGGCTCAAAGCGTAGGAGAACGCGATCCGTTTGTGGGCCTGACGGCGCGTCGCAGTGCCGTGGCACTGGCAACTACGGAAGAAACCGCTGCCAGACTGCGATTTCTCAAAGCAAAAAACGTGA includes:
- a CDS encoding glycosyltransferase family 1 protein — protein: MVDRNELRIAWLVPEVELGAYWQPVLREFTKIFKNTVFYTGRVWSGFDPTLPGASAIQLVGETKFVETEKIETGYDRGFIVVSPSIIGYLLKFRPHVVFPQAFSLWTVIVAFLKPLLRWKIAIIYDGSSPNTDFRDSSFRTFVRRILVRFADAFVANSNAGKKYLMEVLNVPEEKIFTRTYLVPDAGALLKRLDQTQQPNLQLKRPIFLYVGRITARKGIKTLLEACAILKNQGYVDYSLLIIGKGDQREELEAFIKKCDFEEQVTWAGWVEYGNLGAYFQQADIFVFPTFEDVWGMVVPEAMVLGKAVLCSNGAASCELIMSGENGYIFDPNSAQELADQMQIFLDNPDVMESMGERSRQIISQKTPETAAKAYVEVTSFLMENR
- a CDS encoding glycosyltransferase, translating into MKVLLVSNYDIKGGAARASYRLHKGLQNMGVNSQILVGSKSSNDENVRLMPTKLGEKFKGIRAKLNRLPLKVYPKLGQVIFSPQWVPDSLGSEVAKINPDVINLHWVCEGYMQIETLPKFNKPIVWTLHDMWAFTGGCHYSENCDRYLDACGACPQLHSTKDADISRWIWQRKAQSWQNLDLTLVTPSNWLAECAKSSSLLKKYPVKVIANGLDAEVYKPLNRPQVRYSLNLPQNKHLVLFGAMQGTGDRWKGFPLLVPALQRLSKSGWQDKIELLVFGSSQPENPIDVGFKTHYLGRLEDECLAKVYAAADVMVVPSRYEAFGQTASEALACGTPVVAFDVTGLKDIVDRQHNGYLAQPYDSEDLARGIAWVLENPERHQKLCFHARQKAEKEFTLEIQANRYLSLFNEVLSTPKSR
- a CDS encoding glycosyltransferase family 2 protein: MNRTKIAALLTCFNRKEKTLACLDALFKQALPADVDILAYLVDDASTDGTSEAVRQIYPQVKIFSGDGNLFWNGGMRGAFTEAMKDDPDYYLWLNDDTLIYPETVRVLLETTQKLSEKGETKAIVGGSTCDPETGKTTYGGVVRNNPLHPFRYGILEPTKEPQMCDTMHGNCVLIPRSVVQMVGNLDPAFVHYIGDWDYGLRARQKGCTVWIAPGYLGTCSLNPQVTKTAADNLSEGLDKMSQPKGLSFKDTTLQPAQEWKVFTQRHGGWLWPIYWLLPYRRLVWLSVLSKVGLTKNKTQGE